The nucleotide sequence CTAAGAACCAAAGGCTGAGCAGGTGGCCttcttttaaataagattagcAGTCAGCGAATGTGCTGAGGCATCACCAAGATCCTGATCACCAAAGGCTGACCTCATGGGTCCAATTCTAAATCATTTTTTGTGCATGGCATGTCATCGATTCTTTGTTTCTGTCAATTTTATTGATTAATTTGTGGGTGGCAATTGTGTTGCTCCTGAATGGAATGTGTTAACTTGCCTTTTGCTGGGTGTAATTTTGTGTACTTGGGCATTTGAGTGAAACAATAGAGTCCTTTTGATTAAGAAAAAGATGGTATTGTTCTTGAACAAGTTTGCTTTTCTCCTGATTGTTTTAATTGTGAAAATTTTCCATATTGTTATCTGTGATAAATTGGGAAATCCAAATGGCATCACTAACTGGGCGGTTCGGTTCATTGATGGGGTTGGCAATTTCTTATAAAGTTCATATGCGTCTCTGGGAGCAACGAGCAGTTCCTAGTTTTTTTGTTTACATTGAAAATGCTGCTTCTTgatcaacacaactgaggatctaTAGCCGAGCTAAATGCCCAATGAAGGAAAAGGTCAGCTTTCTTAATGAAGATGAAACATTTGAAAATACTTTTGAGATCCATTTCACTGAAAAATATAACGATATCAAGTGCCTACCAGATAGTTCGTCTCTCAATCTCCTCCTAATCATGCCAGACTCGTGAGGCTTCCCCTATGGACGATGGTAGCATTGGCATACTTCACCTTGGTTCATGAGGCATCATCGTGCAGTTCATATAAAGTTCAAATGGCATCACTAACTGGGCGGTTCGGTTCATTGATGGGGTTGGCAATTTCTTATAAAGTTCATATGCGTCTCTGGGAGCAACGAGCAGTTCCTAGTTTTTTTGTTTACATTGAAAATGCTGCTTCTTgatcaacacaactgaggatctaTAGCCGAGCTAAATGCCCAATGAAGGAAAAGGTCAGCTTTCTTAATGAAGATGAAACATTTGAAAATACTTTTGAGATCCATTTCACTGAAAAATATAACGATATCAAGTGCCTACCAGATAGTTCGTCTCTCAATCTCCTCCTAATCATGCCAGACTCGTGAGGCTTCCCCTATGGACGATGGTAGCATTGGCATACTTCACCTTTGGTTCATGAGGCATCATCGTTCGTACGCCCTTACAGGGCAAAGAAAAGCAGGTCATGTGTCTCTTCATAATTCAATCTTCTTCAAATATACAATTCCTGGAAGGGGTTCTCCGAGCGAACACTTTAAAGCACAGGCTTGAGACACACGCAGCGGCTAATCTACTTGATGTAGTAGGGGAGGTCGAGTACATAAAGAAGAAAGTAAGCCCAGACGACGCCGGAGATCCCTCCGAAGAAGAACCCGCCCGTGAATTGTGCCCACCCCTCGGCCGTCTGTAGCTTGTCCGCCTCCTTCTTCCTGCCGGTCAGCGTCAGCGTCGGCGCCGTCGACGGCTCGCCTTCCTTGAACGACGCAACCCCGTACATGGTCAGGCAGATGCTGAGGATCACGACGAGGCCGGCGGCGGCCAGCGATCCCGCAGCTCCGGCGATCTCGGTGTTGCGGAGGGGCCCGGCCTTGACGAAGGGCCCCACGAGGAGGTAGCCGTGGGCGAGGCCCACCTCGACGCCGCGAAGGAGCGGGCTCACGGCGGTCCGGTAGGCAGGGAGGTTGGACAAGTACCAGGCGATCAGCGGACTGGATGTCACCGGCGTCTCCAGGCTTCCGATGAAGGGGTCGCCGTTGATCGGCTGGATCACTTGGTAAGTTGGCTGTGGCAATTCAGATAAGAGAAGTGATGAAGGTGGGAATCATTCCTAAGCAAAAGATCGACATATGTAGAAGACTTGTTTCTTGCCTTCTCTGCTTGGATGGCTCGAACCGTGAGACAAAGCTTCTTCCTGGAGTGCAGGTCTCTGAGTGGTGTGGCCGACAGGCCTCTGGGGATGACAAGACGCCTACTGCTCCTGCAGGAAAAGAGAAGGCTGCTCTTCAACTGGCTGGCCATGGGAGGGGCAGAAGCCAGTGCCATTGTCGTTCCTGCTGCAGTTCTCACTCGAGCACGCGGGGAGGAGAATGGAGCGGACGAAGGACTCGGGAGAGTCTATATCGGAAACGGAAAAGGATGCAACGTGAGGAAGAAGTAGAATCTAGTTTGAAGTGAGGTGTCGGAACACTGGTCTCTCATTGGATGGGTGAGATCCCCAACCCTATCCTTATCCCACAGCGGAGATTGTGATGCTGCTCTCTTGTGCTATGTGGCCATTGTTCATCACCTCACAATCGATGTCGATGGCAAAAACTAGTTAGTATATGATTTTTCTTCCCCTTTGAATTATGCTTATAATTGTATCATGATattattggtggatgcattatggTCAATGTTTCTAACCAGACATTAGAATAATGATGACGTTTTATGTCTAATTAACgattaatttattaaatattcCATCTATTTACGATGAACGGCAGTGATCGACGGGGGGATAAAGCAATCATTTCTGGAAAAACAAAAAGTGTTCTGTCGAAAATTTTCGCCACGTTAtggggaaaaaaaaataattaaaattggaAGTTTCTTTCTGGGCGAATTCGCTTAAATataaataccaaaaaaaaaaatctgacttGAGAAGTTTTGGATAAGCCAATTGGTCAACATTGAGTTTGCTTCGGACCCCAATGTTTAGGTCAAAGTCCTTCGACTTGGGCTAAACCTAAAAGAACGACGGAGGGAGGAGTCCACCACGACGGGGAGATGCTCTTCTCCTCACCCCAAAAGAGATAGCCGGCTCGTTCCAGCGCTCGATTACCGAAGCGATGGCTAAGGGCCGAAGCAACGCTGCCGGGGGCCGCGGCGGAGACGAAATCGCTGCCCCCGAGGAAGCTGTGGTTGCGTTCGCCAAGCTCCAGGGTGACGACTTCGAGTACTACATGCAGACGTACTCGATCGTGCTGGGCCGCAACAGCAAGACGTCGGAGGTGGACGTCGACCTCGCCTCCATCGGCGGCGGCATGAGCATATCCCGCCGCCACGCCCGCATCTTCTACGACTTCCCTCGTCGCCGCTTCGCCCTCGAGGTCCTCGGCAAGAACGGCTGTTTTGTCGAGGGCGTACCCCACGCTCCCGGCGCCCCACCCGTCGAGCTCGACTCTCAGGACCTCCTCCAGATGGGGGAAAAGCGGTTCTACTTCCTCCTCCCTTCCCGCTCCGTCTTTGCCGCTGGTCCCGTCCCCCGCTGCCAGCCCCCTGCCGCTCTCGCGCCGTCCGCTGGCCGTGCCAGGCCGCGCGACTACGGGAATGAGGTGCATGGTGGTGAtgccgaggaagaggaggaatatgaggaggaagcaggggaagatgaGGCTAGGCGTGCAGTAGTTGGTAGTTCAGGGAAGAGGCGGAGGAGGGATCTTGGTGAGGAGAATGTGGAGGAATTTGGTAGGGCCGAGGAGGCTGCACCACTGCGACACTCGGGTCAGTATCAAAACCCTCTTCTTTTTCATTGCTTCTTAGTAAATAACATCAATACTTGCCATTGTTGCACTATATTTCTGTGTTCTGTTCTTGGATTGTCAATGGATAGATAACCAATCTAGAACCAATGACAAGAAAAGTCTTAGGACCGATCAAAAAAGTTATAATTCGGAAATGAAATTTGGTAAAATTGGAATATTTGACATTGCTGATTTATTAATGCACTTATTTTCTAGGAGTCATTTCTATAAATGTAGCCTTGAAACACTCATGACTCATATATTACAGGAAAAGTTAAAT is from Musa acuminata AAA Group cultivar baxijiao chromosome BXJ1-6, Cavendish_Baxijiao_AAA, whole genome shotgun sequence and encodes:
- the LOC135676595 gene encoding photosystem I reaction center subunit XI, chloroplastic-like — protein: MALASAPPMASQLKSSLLFSCRSSRRLVIPRGLSATPLRDLHSRKKLCLTVRAIQAEKPTYQVIQPINGDPFIGSLETPVTSSPLIAWYLSNLPAYRTAVSPLLRGVEVGLAHGYLLVGPFVKAGPLRNTEIAGAAGSLAAAGLVVILSICLTMYGVASFKEGEPSTAPTLTLTGRKKEADKLQTAEGWAQFTGGFFFGGISGVVWAYFLLYVLDLPYYIK
- the LOC135676592 gene encoding FHA domain-containing protein FHA2-like; the protein is MAKGRSNAAGGRGGDEIAAPEEAVVAFAKLQGDDFEYYMQTYSIVLGRNSKTSEVDVDLASIGGGMSISRRHARIFYDFPRRRFALEVLGKNGCFVEGVPHAPGAPPVELDSQDLLQMGEKRFYFLLPSRSVFAAGPVPRCQPPAALAPSAGRARPRDYGNEVHGGDAEEEEEYEEEAGEDEARRAVVGSSGKRRRRDLGEENVEEFGRAEEAAPLRHSVKKPETRSRADREADNQQLLQLEEKDVISSVTTLLSNLCGPGEWLPMEKLHAKLFEIYGDVWHHSRVRRYLTSEDYPESETEGRPWFGLLMLLRKHPEHFAINIRSKGRAKSEFVSLVSLHC